The proteins below come from a single Streptomyces sp. SCSIO 75703 genomic window:
- a CDS encoding GntR family transcriptional regulator, which yields MSHLEPRMISVQTHLRDQVANALRAALIAGELRPGAIYSAPALASELGVSATPVREAMLDLVREGLVEAVRNKGFRVTEMTEQDLDEFTEIRTMLEVPVVGRVTATATAEQLEALRAPARQIVAAARAHDVLAYVEADHRFHLELLALAGNRHLVTVVSDLRKRSRLFGLAGLNEAGRLVASAEEHVELLDLMVAGRVREAEECMRRHLAHVRTLWADGRARAEDPEPAGR from the coding sequence ATGTCGCATCTCGAACCGCGGATGATCTCCGTCCAGACCCATCTGCGCGACCAGGTCGCCAACGCGCTCCGCGCGGCGCTCATCGCGGGCGAACTCCGCCCGGGAGCCATCTACTCCGCCCCGGCCCTGGCGTCGGAACTCGGCGTCTCCGCCACCCCCGTCCGCGAGGCCATGCTGGACCTCGTCCGGGAGGGACTGGTCGAGGCGGTGCGCAACAAGGGCTTCCGGGTCACGGAGATGACCGAGCAGGACCTCGACGAGTTCACCGAGATCCGCACCATGCTCGAAGTCCCGGTCGTGGGGCGGGTCACGGCGACCGCGACCGCCGAGCAACTGGAGGCGCTGCGCGCGCCGGCGCGGCAGATCGTGGCGGCGGCGCGGGCGCACGACGTGCTCGCGTACGTGGAGGCGGACCACCGGTTCCACCTGGAACTGCTGGCGCTGGCGGGCAACCGGCACCTGGTGACGGTGGTGTCCGACCTGCGCAAGCGGTCGCGGCTCTTCGGCCTGGCCGGCCTGAACGAGGCGGGGCGGCTGGTCGCCTCCGCCGAGGAGCACGTCGAGTTGCTGGATCTGATGGTGGCCGGCCGGGTGCGGGAGGCGGAGGAGTGCATGCGCCGTCACCTCGCCCACGTCCGCACCCTGTGGGCCGACGGCCGGGCGCGCGCCGAGGACCCGGAGCCGGCCGGCCGGTAG
- a CDS encoding aminopeptidase P family protein: MRDDTDQDHGEVPAEPAGPFDGGWARTDLRPPLALGAAYAAKRRAALSERFPGERIVVPSGGLKVRSNDFDYTFRPHSAFVHLTAEQGTRAVPDSVLVFEPTGGGHEVTLFTRPRSPRDGGPDGTEFHRDRQHGEFWVGRRRTLAETAAELGVETAPRDALEGALRGNVPSRVLRGQDAHVDALIPAAREADAELAGFLSESRLVKDDWEVGQLRVAVDCTVAGFHDVVGELRHATRLARGERWIEGTFNRRARLGGHGLGFETIAAAGAHACVLHWQRNDGPVRDGDLLLLDAGVEADSFYTGDITRTLPVSGRFTDVQRRVYDLVFAAQSAGIAALRPGARYGAFHDAAMRVLAEGLDAWGLRPYGSTPSTSPSELYRRYTVCGTGHMLGLDCHDCSAARDETYLGGVLEAGHVLTVEPGLYFQPDDLTVPEELRGIGVRIEDDFLITADGAECLSSDLPRGADEVEEWMASLR; this comes from the coding sequence ATGCGCGACGACACGGACCAGGACCACGGTGAGGTGCCGGCCGAGCCGGCCGGCCCCTTCGACGGCGGCTGGGCCAGGACGGACCTGAGGCCGCCCCTCGCCCTCGGGGCGGCGTACGCGGCGAAGCGGCGCGCGGCGCTCTCCGAACGCTTCCCCGGCGAACGGATCGTCGTCCCCTCGGGCGGGCTCAAGGTCAGGAGCAACGACTTCGACTACACCTTCCGGCCGCACTCCGCCTTCGTCCACCTCACCGCCGAGCAGGGCACGCGCGCGGTCCCCGACAGCGTCCTCGTGTTCGAACCCACCGGCGGCGGACACGAGGTCACCCTCTTCACCCGGCCGCGGTCGCCGCGCGACGGGGGGCCCGACGGCACCGAGTTCCACCGGGACCGGCAGCACGGCGAGTTCTGGGTCGGCCGCCGCCGGACCCTCGCCGAGACCGCGGCGGAACTCGGCGTGGAGACCGCCCCGCGCGACGCCCTGGAAGGCGCCCTGCGCGGGAACGTCCCCTCCCGCGTCCTGCGCGGCCAGGACGCGCACGTCGACGCGCTGATCCCGGCCGCTCGCGAGGCCGACGCCGAACTGGCCGGGTTCCTCTCGGAGTCGCGCCTGGTCAAGGACGACTGGGAGGTCGGGCAGTTGCGCGTGGCCGTGGACTGCACGGTCGCCGGCTTCCACGACGTCGTCGGCGAACTGCGCCACGCCACCCGCCTCGCCCGCGGCGAACGGTGGATCGAGGGCACCTTCAACCGGCGTGCCCGGCTGGGCGGTCACGGGCTCGGCTTCGAGACCATCGCGGCGGCCGGGGCACACGCCTGCGTCCTGCACTGGCAGCGCAACGACGGCCCGGTGCGCGACGGGGACCTGCTCCTGCTGGACGCGGGCGTGGAGGCCGACTCCTTCTACACCGGGGACATCACCCGGACCCTGCCGGTCAGCGGACGCTTCACCGACGTCCAACGCCGGGTCTACGACCTGGTGTTCGCCGCCCAGTCGGCCGGTATCGCCGCGCTGCGGCCCGGCGCGCGGTACGGCGCCTTCCACGACGCCGCGATGCGCGTCCTCGCCGAAGGGCTCGACGCCTGGGGGCTGCGGCCGTACGGCAGCACCCCTTCGACCTCCCCGTCCGAGCTGTACCGCAGGTACACCGTCTGCGGGACGGGTCACATGCTCGGGCTGGACTGCCACGACTGCTCCGCCGCGCGCGACGAGACGTACCTGGGCGGCGTACTGGAGGCCGGTCACGTCCTCACCGTCGAGCCCGGTCTGTACTTCCAGCCCGACGACCTGACCGTGCCCGAGGAACTGCGCGGTATCGGCGTCCGCATCGAGGACGACTTCCTGATCACCGCCGACGGAGCCGAGTGCCTGTCCTCGGACCTGCCGCGCGGCGCCGACGAGGTGGAGGAGTGGATGGCGTCGCTGCGCTGA